Proteins found in one Macrobrachium nipponense isolate FS-2020 chromosome 35, ASM1510439v2, whole genome shotgun sequence genomic segment:
- the LOC135208590 gene encoding substance-K receptor-like encodes MSASLSTTIMKYPSLLLPVGANCNDSCCSFGEGQVICYSDYNFTDRANLTYPEPWELGVRWTYAVLVTVVALLGNLSVILVLSRNRLLLRASVNLFILNVSCADLILALAGPVLFTIRDTNMFYVLGGTWCHLDGFIQIMVMLVSVTSLAVISFDRMMGILRPFHVHLKQWQSLAIIFVIWVYAFVIATPFGFHRVYTTHIWNDLTETMCGEDLTKLQVWWIVVVAALTWIPQGVMIVSYAAIIFSFKRPYRKANRTEHPAIVHLKRRVIRMMFIVVLGLTLSWLPLQALKVFSHLFIDDSGRYIENRKEAYEVLFSVSHYMIYTNCAFNPIVYALMHQTYRRAFRITFSCFFSRKSAFVLRPGVGHRSYVWSLKSENCSCQSNIAQQPRSSRVTRLIKPKKQLTLSAVVSSSTTVAAIALDPAKLKTYPSSERTQRNSCCDETEDNMK; translated from the exons ATGTCAGCCTCCCTCTCGACCACCATCATGAAGTATCCCTCGCTCCTGTTACCAGTTGGAGCCAATTGCAACGACTCCTGTTGCTCTTTTGGCGAAGGTCAAGTCATCTGTTACAGCGACTACAACTTCACGGACAGGGCGAATCTCACGTACCCCGAGCCCTGGGAGCTGGGCGTGCGGTGGACGTACGCGGTCCTGGTGACCGTCGTTGCCCTCCTGGGTAACCTGTCAGTCATCCTCGTCCTCTCCAGGAACCGACTGCTGTTGAGAGCCTCCGTCAACCTCTTCATCCTGAACGTGTCCTGCGCAGATCTCATCCTCGCGCTCGCGGGGCCCGTCCTATTTACGATCCGAGACACGAACATGTTTTACGTGCTGGGTGGAACATGGTGCCATCTGGATGGGTTCATACAAA TTATGGTGATGTTGGTGAGCGTGACGTCACTGGCTGTCATCAGCTTCGACCGCATGATGGGGATACTGCGTCCCTTCCACGTCCATCTCAAACAGTGGCAGTCGCTGGCGATTATCTTCGTCATTTGGGTCTATGCCTTCGTCATTGCTACCCCCTTCGGTTTTCACAGAGTCTACACG ACCCACATCTGGAACGACCTGACGGAGACGATGTGCGGAGAGGACCTCACTAAACTTCAAGTCTGGTGGATCGTCGTGGTAGCCGCTTTGACCTGGATTCCGCAAGGGGTCATGATCGTATCGTACGCGGCCATCATCTTCTCCTTCAAGAGGCCTTATAGGAAAGCCAATAGAACAG AGCACCCAGCCATAGTCCACCTCAAGAGACGCGTCATCAGAATGATGTTCATCGTCGTCCTGGGACTCACTCTCAGCTGGTTGCCACTCCAGGCTCTCAAGGTGTTCTCCCATCTATTCATCGACGATAGCGGGAGATAtatcgaaaaccgtaaggag GCATATGAAGTCCTATTTTCGGTGTCCCACTACATGATCTACACCAACTGCGCGTTCAACCCCATCGTCTATGCCCTGATGCACCAGACTTACCGGAGGGCTTTCAGGATTACCTTCTCTTGTTTCTTCAGTCGTAAG TCTGCTTTCGTGTTAAGGCCCGGAGTTGGACATCGATCCTACGTGTGGTCGCTGAAGTCCGAAAACTGCTCCTGTCAGTCCAACATTGCTCAACAACCAAG GTCATCACGGGTTACTCGCCTCATCAAACCCAAAAAGCAATTGACGCTCTCAGCTGTTGTGTCATCATCTACCACCGTAGCTGCCATTGCTCTCGACCCAGCCAAGCTGAAAACCTACCCAAGTTCAGAAAGGACACAGAGAAATTCCTGTTGTGACGAAACTGAggataatatgaaatga